From Candidatus Alcyoniella australis:
CGGAAAAGGCGGCGACGCGCACTCCATCGAGCATGCCGACGATCAACTCTCCGGCGTGGCCGGGCACGTCGTCGGCCGCGTTGAACTCGGGCAGCTGCGCGTACTCGAGGCGCTCCTGGATTTGCAGTCGGTCGATAAATCCGCCGTGCCCCGATCCGAGCACCACAGCCACGCGCGGCTCAAGCGCGCAAAGCGGCGCCAGCTCGCGCTCGAGCTCGGGGCTGATCAGCGGCACTAGAAGCCCGCGACCTTGGACAGGCGGATCGCCTCGCTGATGCGCTCGACCAGGCTCGGCCGTTTAATCGGGGTGGCGTCGTGCTCGCCGGCGCGCTGCAGATCGGCCAGATGCTGCTCGTGTTGCTGCTCATAGCGCAGGATCAGGTCCTCGGTGTCGAGGCCGATGAACTGAGCGTAGGCGCGCAAATGCCCGCGCATATAGGTCCGGCAGGGAATGCGCTCCCAGTCCAGATGCTCGATGGCCTGCAGCAAGCTGAGATTGACCTTGGTCTGCTGTGCTACCTGTACGATGCTGATCCCGCGAAATTCCCGTTCGCGTCTAAGGAAGTCCCCCAGGTTCTCCATCTGGCCCCCCCCGTAATAGCCTCAGGTATTGCTTGGCCTGATCGCCGAGCTTGCCGTAGGGATCGACCTCGATCACCTTGGCGAACTCGACCTTGGCCTGATCGGTGCGGCCGATCTTGGTGTAGGCGATCCCCAGGTTGAGATGCGCCTCCGCGTAGTCCGGCGACAGCTCGAGCACGCGCAGTAAGGTCGCTACCGCGTCCTCGCCGCGATCCATGGCGATGTAGACCAGCGCCAGGTTGTTGTAGGCGATCAGGTAGCGCCGATCCTGCTTGATTACGCCCTGCAGGTACTCTTCGGCCTTGACGTAATCGCCCAGCTTGTAGTGGCACCAGCCCAGGCTGTTGAGCGAGGCCGCGCGGTTGCGGTACAGGTCGTTTTGCAGCGCGGCGCTGAACTCGTCGATCGCCTCGTTGTAGCGACCCAGGTAGAGATAGACCGTGCCCAGGTTGTGGTGGCTGTCCGAGTAGTTCGGATCGAGCGCCAACGCCTGTTTGAAGTGGTTGATCGCCTTGTCGAAGCGCTCCTTGGAGTAATAGACCAGGCCGACGGCGTCGTGATAGCGCGGCTCTTGGGGATTGATCTCCACCGCCATCAACAACGACTCGAGCGCGCCGGTGGAGTCGCCGAGCTCCATTGAGGAGACGCCGAGCAGGTAGTATCCCTCGGCCCTGTCCAGGTCATCGGGCTTGACGCGCTTTTGACAGGCGCTCACCAGCAGCAACACCACGATCATAACTGTCAGGGGGAACCGAACGGCCTTGTTCATGGGCATTCTCCAACCTCGATTGTTGGGCCGATTGTATCGGCGCCCTCCTGTGGCGGCAAGCTGATGCGAGAGATGAAAAGCGCATTAAAACGTGACGGGTCGACGATCGACACGTTACGCACGCGGCTGTGGCCGAAGCGTTCGGGGCGCATGCTGATCAAGGCATCGGCGCGACCGGCCACGGCGCAGGCCAGCAGCCGCCGATCGGGATCGCTCAAACCCGGAACGCTCGAGGGCCGCCGCGTGCGCACACAGCAGCCGTTGCGCGTCAGGGAGTCGATCAGCTCGACCACGTCGTCCGGGTCGAGCCCGAGTTCGGAATCGCACAGCAGCGTGGTGTAGCTTTTGAGCATTTGCGGATCGAACGTCGCGTGGATCCGGCCGTCCAGCGCCAGGGGCAAAATTCCTGGAGCCCGGCCTTTGGGCCACAGTACGTCGGCGGCCAGCAAGTCGTAGTCGAGCACGACCCTTAGCGCCTCGCTCATCGTTTCCCCTGTGCCCGCCGATCCAACGAGCGCTCCACGCGCTGCTGGATCTGCTCCAGGGGCATCTGCGATGCGCCGGAGAGTGCGGCCTGCCCTGCCAGCCGGCGCAGCAGCCGCGGCTTGCGCACTACGTTACGCACGAAGTCGTCCACGCCGATGATTACCGCCGCAGCCTCTCCGCGACGCGTAATCAGGAAGCGTTCGGAGTTGTTGGATGTGCGATCGAGCACCTGTCCGAGCTGTGTACGGGCGATCAAGGCGCTAAGCACCGCATTGACCTCCAGCTCCCGGCGTATCTTGGATTGGCTCATTTACACTCTTTGTTAATGCATCGATCAATTAACTAAGCTTGTTTTTAGCACAACAGCATCCCGCCTGTCAAGCCTTTTCTACGCTCACGCCGATTGCTGAACAGGGGTTGTCATCATTTACGGCTTGATTCACTATGGCCGTCGAAACTGATACGAGGAGCGCAGATGAGCCGCATCAGCCGCATTGAGCTGTATCACATCGACATCCCGGTCAAGCCGGCGTTCTACTCGACCTGGATCCCGGGTTACCCGCAGCAGTACAACCACAGCAACCTGCTGCGCCTGTACACCGACGACGGTCTGATCGGCGAGTCGGTGGGCAACGCCTTTGGCCACGAGCGCCAGGGCCTGGGCGGCCTGCTCGGCGGCTTCCTGCTCGGGCTCGACGCCGAGGACGTGGTAGCCGCGCGCCAGCGCGTGCGCGAGGCCGGCTATTTGGGCTGGAGCAATTACTGGATCGAGAACGCCTTCTGGGACCTGCGGGCCAAGATCGCGGGCAAGCCGCTGTACAAGCTGCTTTCAGGCAACGATCGCACCGTAGATAAAGTCCGCGTCTACGCCTCCACCGGCAGCCTGCTGCCGATCGCGGAACGGCGGGCCTACCTCGACTGCATCCGCGAGATGGGCTTCAAGGGGGTCAAGCTACGCGTGCACAGTTTTGATGAACAGGACGACGAGCAGATCATGCGCGAGGTGCGCGCCGAATTGGGCAACGACTTCTCGCTGATGGTCGACGCCAACCAGGGCTGGCGCGTGACCCTGGTCGACGATGCTCCGCTATGGGACCTAGAGCGCGCCACGCGGTTTGGCAAAATCTGCGACGACCTTAACGTCGAGTGGATCGAGGAGCCGCTGGATATGAACGCCTACGAGGAGCTGGCCGAATTGCGCACGCGGGTCAAGACGCGTATCGCCGGCGGCGAGCTGAACATCAACTGGCACGATCAGCGGATGTTCGTCAAGCACGGCTCGTACGACATCCTGCAGCCCGACGTCACCTTCTGCGGCATCGGCACGGGCAAGCGCACCATGGACGCCTGCGAAGAGGCCGGATTGCAGTTCTCGCCCCACACCTGGACCAACGGCGCGGGCCTGCTGACCAACCTGGCGGTCTACGCGGCCTGGCCCAATCGCCAGTGGATCGAGTACCCCTACGAGCCGCCGGCCTGGATGCCCGATGTGCGCGACGGCATGCTCGAGCATACGACGGAGGTCAATCCCGACGGCACCATCGACGTACCCCAAGAGCCGGGAGTGGGCCTGCGGATCTGCCCGCGCAAACTGCGCAAATACGGCAAGCGCTTCCACCTGACCACCAAGCCGCTGTTCGTGGTGCGCACGCTACGCGAGCGCGGACTGAAGACCACCCTCGAGTTGGCCAAGAAGAAATCCCAATGAAAAGTATTAATCTATTTTTTATCAAACCCAAAGTCGAAATCAATTTTATAGTCAATTATTTCCTGGTATTTCTCGTGTGATTCTTCACTGAATGATTTTGTTTTACCATTGTTAAAGTTATAAATAACTATTTTTATTGAATCCACCAGGATGTTTTCTTTCCCATATATGCTCATATTATACCAAGCACGTCGATAGTCCCTACCTGATTTATTTGTAATTTCTCCTATAATTTTTATCGAGTTACCCTTATATCCTGGCCTAAAACTTACATTTGCAATCTCAAATTTATCGTCTCCTCTCACTTGCTGGTTATTTTTCGTACGGTTTTGAGACGCCTCTAGTCTTCTCGCAGTTAACTGCAAGCTATATGCTGTATCGTCTAACTTGTTTACAATAGTATCTCCATAGATACTCAATACGAATAAAATGCCGATAATTAATAGCACTTTCGCCCATGATGAAAGTCTTTTCTTTCCCTTTTTCGCTATATTGTCAGATACTATTGTGTTAAAGTTTATTAGTGTTCCTGCATG
This genomic window contains:
- a CDS encoding helix-turn-helix transcriptional regulator, coding for MENLGDFLRREREFRGISIVQVAQQTKVNLSLLQAIEHLDWERIPCRTYMRGHLRAYAQFIGLDTEDLILRYEQQHEQHLADLQRAGEHDATPIKRPSLVERISEAIRLSKVAGF
- a CDS encoding tetratricopeptide repeat protein — translated: MNKAVRFPLTVMIVVLLLVSACQKRVKPDDLDRAEGYYLLGVSSMELGDSTGALESLLMAVEINPQEPRYHDAVGLVYYSKERFDKAINHFKQALALDPNYSDSHHNLGTVYLYLGRYNEAIDEFSAALQNDLYRNRAASLNSLGWCHYKLGDYVKAEEYLQGVIKQDRRYLIAYNNLALVYIAMDRGEDAVATLLRVLELSPDYAEAHLNLGIAYTKIGRTDQAKVEFAKVIEVDPYGKLGDQAKQYLRLLRGGPDGEPGGLP
- a CDS encoding type II toxin-antitoxin system Phd/YefM family antitoxin; its protein translation is MSQSKIRRELEVNAVLSALIARTQLGQVLDRTSNNSERFLITRRGEAAAVIIGVDDFVRNVVRKPRLLRRLAGQAALSGASQMPLEQIQQRVERSLDRRAQGKR
- a CDS encoding mandelate racemase/muconate lactonizing enzyme family protein; the encoded protein is MSRISRIELYHIDIPVKPAFYSTWIPGYPQQYNHSNLLRLYTDDGLIGESVGNAFGHERQGLGGLLGGFLLGLDAEDVVAARQRVREAGYLGWSNYWIENAFWDLRAKIAGKPLYKLLSGNDRTVDKVRVYASTGSLLPIAERRAYLDCIREMGFKGVKLRVHSFDEQDDEQIMREVRAELGNDFSLMVDANQGWRVTLVDDAPLWDLERATRFGKICDDLNVEWIEEPLDMNAYEELAELRTRVKTRIAGGELNINWHDQRMFVKHGSYDILQPDVTFCGIGTGKRTMDACEEAGLQFSPHTWTNGAGLLTNLAVYAAWPNRQWIEYPYEPPAWMPDVRDGMLEHTTEVNPDGTIDVPQEPGVGLRICPRKLRKYGKRFHLTTKPLFVVRTLRERGLKTTLELAKKKSQ